The window GtacatttttgaaacattttatctgCAAAATCACCTCCTCTTCTTTGCTTACTGTTAGTTTTGACTGAAAATTAGCcctttaaaatgaagaaaatgtgtgacTTACAGAGAAATGCTAGCACACTGGCAGGAAATAGACCTGTGATTAGATTCAAAACCCTGCTGGCTTTAGTTTCAGTATGACTGGTGAGGTGAAGataatacagtttttttttccattaagcTCCGCAGTTTTGCTATGTggtctacagtgtgtgtgaccaTACCTTCATGTTCTTAGAAATGTAAGAAGTTTAAAGTAACAGGGTGTAGCCCTATAGGCTCCTGATTGTTGGCATGTGATTAgcaccactagatggcactgtGCACCAGCTACTAGTGGTGAAATGAGTGCACAGAATGTGTAGATGGCACATAAATCTGTGAAGTATCATGATCatacattaaaattaatttctctCTCAAAGTCCATTGACTTCACTTTCTGAGGCTGATAATGTTCACATGAAATACTAAACCACACAATCAGCGTAGCAACATGCCTGTTAACATGGAAGTAAATGTCGAATTGAAAATGTTATTCAGTTCACACGTTGTGTTCCCTCAATATAATGCTGCTGTGGCTAAAGAGTCATCTGTATTTATTatctttcctgttttctcctgcagGACCAAGTGAAGCAACCAAAGacatccaaaaccaaaacagaagaaacagttGCTGAAGAAAAAGCTGTGGAGGGCCTTGGGCAGATACCTGAGGAGGGACGAGAGGGACACCCAGACAATCTCAACTcagatgaggaggtggagatcGAGGAGATTATCGAGGAGTCTCGTACCAAGCGCCTCCAACGCACCACCAAGCAGCAAGTGGACAGCATAAAGAAAGCCTTCTCTAAAGAGCAAATGGAGAAGACCAAGCTAAAGACCAgggagaacctggagaaaaccaaGCAAAGAACCCGCGAGAATCTGGAGAAGACGAGACAGAAAACCCGTGACAACCTGGAGAAAACCAAGCACAGCCTAGAGAAGAAAATCGGCAAGCTTGGGACCCGCATGACCCCCACCCAAGAGCGCAGGGCGAAGATGAAGAGCTCCAAAGACAAGGTGAAGAAGTCCCTCACCCCTGACCACACGATCTACGCCCGCTCCAAGACCACTGTGTACCGTGTGCCCCCCTTCACCTTCCATGTTAAAAAGATCAGAGaggggcaggaggaggtggtgcaGAACACAGAGATGGTGGAGGTGACCGAGGCCGAGGGCCAGCCGGGGGGAGAGGAAAATGGGCTGGGTGTGCACGTGGAGCTGGAGGAAGGGGAGCTGGTGAGTGTAGACAGCCCAGAGATGGAGGCTCTGTTGGAGGTGACTGAGGACTCTCAGCTGGTCATGGTGGAACCAGACCACCTAAAGAAGACCCAAAGCGAGTAGAGCATCAAAGCTCTGCTGGGCACTCAAGGGAGAgataaaaaggaagaagagtCTTGATGGATGAGTCTCATCACAAGGACACAAATATTAGTCATAGAGACTTTCTAGATATAGTCAGATCACAATCTGTGacatctcttttgttttctgatctcTTTTTATTGTACCCGACAGGGATGACTTTCATATTTGCTTGTCTTTAGCatacaaataagaaaaacaaaccaaaaacaaagctagCTTTTAAAACATGCTGCAGGATGACTGGTTACCTTAGacttatttgtttattgaatttgctgtttgtttgtttgataaaatGATATATAAGgcccaaagaaaaaaaggtatAAATAGTCTTTGCTATTGACATGTAATCTGTTATATAATATTTGCCTTGTATAATATGCACATTGAGGGGTATGACAAGAGGAAGTTGGCAGGATGTATGTTTTAAGTGACGGTTTTAGTGATGTAATGTGCACATGATGAACAAAAGAGAATGAGCAGGCAAAGCTTTACGCCTAcggaaaaaacaaagaacttAGGAGGCAGGAGTAGAGGATTTCCTCAGAAAAGAGTTTACAAAAACAGTACCCCGGCCATGCAAAAATTGTGTCAAGCCTGTTAAATTATACCAGGAACAGtgaaacaatgacaaacaataaaacaaagctatgcaaatatttaaacaattaCAGATAGCACTACACTAAAGTTACTACAGTGAACTTGTGGGAGTAAATTTGGGaagattaatattttacatttttgaaaaccAAGTCCATATCTTGTATGGTAACTTTTGTTACCGAGAAATATCTCTATTTagttttgagtttttaaatgATCATTCAGTCATTCGTTTAAAATTTGAGCTATTATATAATGAAATACTCAAAGCTTCTATCagtgaaatttgaaatgaagcCTTTGGTGCAGTGTATCTTTACAGTGCATGCTTGAAAAGACAGTTTGATCATCATTTACTGCGATGCTTTGATGTGTGTTCCCCGTACTATATTTTTTGCGTCTGTACATTTTACAGATGAGGCCAGCTTCCACATCGCACACCTTGCACggaggagaagaaaagtgaCTGTGTCGCCATGGTCACAGCTCATCACAACACATTTGCACATCCATATTAAATTTTCCCAAGGTAATTGCAGGCAGCAAAATGATGGCCCGAAGAACAAGATGACAGTTTAATGACTGACTATGTAACACGTGGAGAAACTGCTGTCATTCTAAATGCAGTCAAAGTGAGATAGCACACAGTTTTAGGAATGGCATATCAGAACAGCGGGACAGCACTATCTAGTCCTCAAACGTCCTTGCAGAAACCAAGTGCGATGTTCTGTAGTTCCACTGAATTATTAAAGGCATGTGCATGCTAAAGCTGTCTGGCCATAATTCATAAATGACTTCACTGCAGAGGTTAACTGATGTGGATTTTCACGATAATCTGGAGCAGAAAATAGACAGCAGTTgattagtatttttttcttttcttttgttgaagtATGCAGGCCACATCTGTGATtactttcttgttttttcacGCCATAGGTTTTTAAGAATTAGATGCTAAAATCATTACAATGTCTCATTCATTTCTACACaggcagattttaaaaattctaGGAATATTCTTGTACAGTGGGTCCTCAAGTACGGACCTCAAAGTAATTAACATATGGAACTGTTAGACTAACCATAAAAAAATCTCAGTgagcagtttttaatttttgagcCATTATTTTCTCCCAGTCAGTAATTACATTTGGGAACTCGACTGTTGAAGACTGCACAGCCATCAGCCACCTCCAAAGTTctgccaatacttttgtgttgGTGCCAGTTAATCAGCTGACCTGATTGAACGGTCTACCTCTAGTTCATTTCAAGTTAGAGAAGACGATCATGCAGCATTAGTGGAAGCTGTGACAAATGGATTGCATTTATCTGAGCCTGATGTAAACTGGCTGTGGCAGTGTTCGTTCATTGCCACTTTTGATGATGTAAGACGCAAGCAGGCAGGGCTCTCTAGAGACTGCATGTGATCTTGATGTGGTGTAGGCATGCCAAGGCCCACTGTGAAGCATGGAACACCATTAAAATAATCAATGGGCTGGGGAATGCAATTAAGGAGAGTGCTCCCTTTGAGCACTAAGCAGGGtagagaacagagagaaggtCAGAGAAcaaggatggtgtgtgtgtgtgtgagagagagagaaacacctCAACCATCCACACCAACATTTTGGTGAAATGTCAGTCAGCATCAAGTAGAAATTTCCTAAAATAGCAAAGAAGCTAGTGACTTATAATTATTAGAATATTATCTTTTATAATAGagtttttgacaaaaatatCCTTATTGTTCAGCACATCAGACATTGAAACACTTGTAAAATATTGGTCCCTTTAAAAAATGGTATTATTCCACCGTgtatattttgctttgtttggaaCTACAggttatgaaaaaaataaatccaaccTGCTATATGCTTGAGGTAGGTTGTGCACAGCTTATGTAGAGACAATGTCATTATGAAAAACGTATCAgttatgctgctgctgcaacacaaTGTGACAAATGATTGCTCTTGGTGTTATTAATTCATATTCAAATAATGAGCTAATAATAAGCTTGCCccttctgctgtgtttgtggccTCTTTTGCCTAACGACTGAAGTATAAATAAAAGCTTCTTACTGAATAATATATACTGCCTATTACTTTTGTTCTCCTTAAGTGTACGAGTCTTTTATGTATAGACCCGATTTCTGTGTATTATAAGAtaaagatgaactttattgactttatgactttattaattttttttgtattctattttatttgttcACCAATCGTGAGGAGGGTCTTGGGTAAATCAGCCATTGTTTTATGATTAGGAGAGGTCAATAATGAACAGCACTGGCGTTATTAAACTCTTGATGACGTCGACACTGCCAGTAACTCAGATGACTTCCAGGCTGGCTGTTATGTCGAAgtgctcctcctccctccgcTGCAACTGAGCGCGCGGATATACTCTGTGACACAGCCGCAGGGAGGTTGCGCACGGGGGAACAGCGCAGATGCGACAGCAGTAAACACCAAGCACTCAACCAACCTTACTGCAAATTCCCGCCTCTTTAGCTAATAAGCTGTATTGCAATTGGCTACAGCGTAGCTGTCGAATGCTATTGGCTGTTAGAGGTGTCAATAAAGGGAATTTTACGGTTTGTGTGGCTGGAAAGACTGCAATGTAGGAGATGGGCACGGTGAGAGGGTCTGTTCGTGCGTTGGAGAAGTGTTTCTCGTGCTGACTAGATAATATACCGAGTTACTATCTATTCTCTGTTTTATCCCTCGCTTTTGTATGTTCATTTTTTACACAAGTCGTTACTGACTGtcattgtcagtgttttttaGGTAGAAAGCGGTACAATTTTTACGGAAAAAACTTTCTCCAGGAGTAACACCGCGCTAGGTAAGCGGCTATAACGAGTTCTGCTTTTGcctttattattttacattatttctgACACCCACGGCGGGTGTTTTTCCCAATATTACGGTACAGCAAGCCACTTTAATGCACGGATAGCTCTGTTTATAATACCGCCAAGCTAACGTTACAGTTGCAGCATTGTGACGTGGTTACAAGTTATTGATATTGGAGAAACCCTTCTCTTTCTACGGTGTTACATAAGTTATTAAAGTGCTTAAGTACTCAGTTGTACTTGCTCTTTGTACAGCTGAGAATATAGTAACCAAGACTCTCAGTTTTGGTTTCTTGAAATCATATGCTCTGTTTTGTGTTCTGGGTCGCCTAGTTTAATGATTCTCACACATTTGTACATACAGCTCGAActtagattttaaaaagtgaaggaaaaaaaattagaagCTCAAACTTTACAGTGAAGGTGAAAGACGATAAAAAATGTAGGTGATTGATATGTGTTTGTATGCGCTTCCTTCATTTGTCACGCCCATCTCTATCCATCCCATCCACGGCACAACATGTCTGCCACCTTGATCTGTGATATCTGTCATATTGTCAGTCCTATTAATGAGTTATAAAGAAACATTCTGTTCAGATCTTCACAATATCTTCATTTTGAGGTGTAGGGCAGATTTTGATTTTACAAATACCGTTTTAGTGGAGCGAGTACATCTGTGGTAATAttgactgttttcagtgttttctgattgCCACGAAATGTATACTTTAATATCACATTTGAGCGTTGTCAGTTATGTCAACAGGCACCGTAGAATGGAAAGTCGATATGGCAActgctttctgtgtttgttcaaGGAAGTGCTTGATCTGTGGCATGATTTTATGGAGTCAGATTGTACTCGATGTTTGTGCCACGTGACTACGGAGCACATCTGGTTTGCCTGGACAATTTCTATGAAAGTCTGCTTGCATACAATGATATGTAGTTTCAAAAAGCTAAGATCAATATAGTAGAAATGTAAGTTAGTGTTTAGGCAAAACCTTCACCTTGGCACCCTCACCCTTACCTACCCTTTCTAATGTGTGTGAtccaaacaaaatgtctttagTATTTTATCTTTGTGGATCCAATGGATGTATGAACTTACTTTCCAAATGAAGGCTTCGCTTAATGACATTTTCTTAAATCATTGTTAATCAGTAATTAAACAGCATTGTCCAACTTCTGTGACTGCAATCAAGCGTTAACTTATTGGGCCTCTTAGGTGTCCTTTTTTCTTGGCAGGGCTGGCTATAAGAGAAATGAAACACCCTCAACCCAAATTCACcacaaaatgaaagaaggaaATACTTAATTAGATgatgcaaaaatcaaagaaattcTCGCATTATTGACAATGACTCAGCTTCTCTTTGATGTGATCCTGTTTTCACATGGCCAGAAATTCACACCATTGAGATGCACCTTTTTCGTATGTCAGCAAGAGAGGAACGTAGATCACACAAAAGCCATCGCATTTGTTGGGCAGTTTCAGTTATAGGCTTTTCATGCTTTTAAAAAAACCCCTCAAGCAGATGATGTCtctgaaaataattgttttaacTGAATTCTTGTGgtttcctgaggacactgaca of the Scatophagus argus isolate fScaArg1 chromosome 16, fScaArg1.pri, whole genome shotgun sequence genome contains:
- the cavin1a gene encoding caveolae-associated protein 1 isoform X2 — its product is MADTGVQKEHAALQEVPYDDDEVALVGAATEPAVDGPAEEGDPVLAIGSGGKSEAQMNGVMVLSLLDKIIGVVDQIQQTQNGLEARQEAMEKSVSTIQGELAKLSKNHIGTAATVNKMLEKVRKVSVNVKTVRSNLEKQAGQIKKLESNENELLKRRNFKVLIYQDQVKQPKTSKTKTEETVAEEKAVEGLGQIPEEGREGHPDNLNSDEEVEIEEIIEESRTKRLQRTTKQQVDSIKKAFSKEQMEKTKLKTRENLEKTKQRTRENLEKTRQKTRDNLEKTKHSLEKKIGKLGTRMTPTQERRAKMKSSKDKVKKSLTPDHTIYARSKTTVYRVPPFTFHVKKIREGQEEVVQNTEMVEVTEAEGQPGGEENGLGVHVELEEGELMRPASTSHTLHGGEEK
- the cavin1a gene encoding caveolae-associated protein 1 isoform X1, encoding MADTGVQKEHAALQEVPYDDDEVALVGAATEPAVDGPAEEGDPVLAIGSGGKSEAQMNGVMVLSLLDKIIGVVDQIQQTQNGLEARQEAMEKSVSTIQGELAKLSKNHIGTAATVNKMLEKVRKVSVNVKTVRSNLEKQAGQIKKLESNENELLKRRNFKVLIYQDQVKQPKTSKTKTEETVAEEKAVEGLGQIPEEGREGHPDNLNSDEEVEIEEIIEESRTKRLQRTTKQQVDSIKKAFSKEQMEKTKLKTRENLEKTKQRTRENLEKTRQKTRDNLEKTKHSLEKKIGKLGTRMTPTQERRAKMKSSKDKVKKSLTPDHTIYARSKTTVYRVPPFTFHVKKIREGQEEVVQNTEMVEVTEAEGQPGGEENGLGVHVELEEGELVSVDSPEMEALLEVTEDSQLVMVEPDHLKKTQSE